One part of the Mytilus trossulus isolate FHL-02 chromosome 11, PNRI_Mtr1.1.1.hap1, whole genome shotgun sequence genome encodes these proteins:
- the LOC134689961 gene encoding uncharacterized protein LOC134689961, protein MDHVQTDSVHVDLPKTEMPIMPKTISSDVVTDLAKSFADQVNLNRLPPPEPPIFNGDPLKYSSWKVAFETFIARRNIPPLEQIHYLRRYVGDSVREVIENFFLIATYDYYFDAKKLLDQRYGDPFIVGNAFRDRLEKWPKIASRDSLGLRKFSDYIKQCLSAMKTIKNLNVLNDDRENRKLLSKFPDWIVTRWGRIVAHYKSDHHTFPSFQTFSVFIERESTIANDPVTSLNSLKTDSTPRNTDTNFRSVKNDRDTPRRNAFATETKSTSYDRTKESNSGANKNCLFCQKAGHILDSCRNYLAKSVQERKEFAKRTGLCFACLGSGHLSKQCNKRTTCSICTKRHPTAFHGDVVKQYPNNSKQPTPCNEEKELYKSQTGAVLMSITESYGKSPMIVHVYLSHTDNQQHEILVYALLDTQSDTTFVLDNTRQTLGLSGADVKLSLSTMHSQNSIVDSCKIDGLIVRAYDSDMKIRLPSTFARDILPANRAHIPTGDMARRWPQLEKIASQLMPVSDCEFGLLIGYNCARALTPREVIPTTDDGPYAQKTDLGWGIVGIVDPSCIDNALTTHSHRMIAFESHVLFTIRNCTKLVSPVEVARMMELDFSERTHDKQSMSFDDKRFLNILESGIRVNDGHYEMPLIMQCNTWNSFTSIYIAVIIIYSLVVLTTSTTIRKLTPQLKHKSNTVEQKL, encoded by the coding sequence ATGGATCACGTACAAACCGATTCTGTGCATGTGGATTTACCGAAAACCGAAATGCCAATTATGCCAAAAACAATAAGCTCAGATGTGGTTACTGACTTAGCCAAATCTTTTGCCGACCAAGTTAACTTGAATAGACTTCCTCCGCCTGAACCTCCGATATTTAATGGCGATCCATTAAAATATTCGTCATGGAAAGTTGCTTTTGAGACCTTTATTGCGCGAAGGAACATACCACCTTTAGAGCAGATCCATTACCTACGTAGGTATGTTGGAGACTCCGTTCGTGAAGTAATCGAAAACTTTTTCCTTATTGCAACATATGACTATTATTTTGATGCTAAAAAACTGTTAGACCAAAGGTATGGTGACCCGTTTATCGTTGGTAATGCTTTTCGTGACCGACTAGAAAAGTGGCCTAAGATAGCGTCTCGTGATAGCTTAGGATTGAGAAAATTTTCAGATTATATTAAACAGTGTCTTTCCGCAATGAAAACGATCAAGAATCTGAACGTTCTTAACGATGATCGTGAGAACCGaaaacttttatcaaaatttcccGACTGGATAGTTACACGATGGGGACGAATTGTCGCTCATTATAAAAGTGATCATCATACATTTCCCTCATTTCAGACTTTTTCTGTGTTTATTGAACGAGAGTCAACGATTGCCAACGACCCTGTTACTTCTCTCAACTCTCTTAAAACAGATAGTACACCACGAAATACGGACACAAACTTTCGAAGTGTTAAAAATGACCGTGATACACCACGCAGAAATGCATTTGCAACGGAGACAAAGTCGACTAGTTATGATAGGACCAAAGAAAGTAACTCCGGTGCTAATAAGAATTGTTTGTTCTGTCAAAAGGCTGGACACATACTTGATTCATGTAGAAACTACCTTGCAAAATCTGTACAAGAGCGTAAAGAATTTGCTAAGAGAACAGGCTTGTGCTTTGCTTGTTTAGGCTCTGGACATTTATCGAAACAGTGTAACAAACGCACAACGTGCAGCATTTGCACAAAACGACATCCGACAGCCTTTCATGGAGATGTAGTAAAACAATATCCGAACAATTCAAAACAACCTACACCTTGTAATGAGGAAAAGGAACTTTATAAGTCTCAAACTGGTGCGGTTTTAATGAGCATAACCGAGTCATATGGAAAAAGTCCGATGATTGTTCATGTGTATCTCTCTCATACTGATAACCAACAACATGAAATACTAGTGTACGCACTCTTAGATACTCAGTCTGATACTACGTTCGTTTTGGACAATACACGTCAAACTCTTGGACTTTCTGGTGCCGACGTGAAGCTGTCATTATCAACCATGCATTCACAGAATTCAATAGTCGATAGCTGTAAGATAGATGGATTGATAGTAAGGGCTTACGATAGCGACATGAAGATAAGGTTACCGTCTACATTTGCACGCGACATCTTACCGGCAAATAGAGCACATATACCTACTGGTGATATGGCGAGAAGATGGCCGCAGTTAGAGAAGATTGCCAGTCAGTTGATGCCAGTAAGTGATTGCGAATTCGGACTACTTATAGGTTATAATTGCGCCCGTGCATTGACTCCTAGAGAGGTGATTCCGACAACTGATGATGGACCTTACGCACAGAAAACAGACCTCGGATGGGGTATAGTTGGTATTGTGGATCCGAGCTGCATTGATAATGCATTAACTACACATTCTCACAGAATGATAGCGTTTGAAAGCCATGTATTATTTACTATTAGAAATTGTACAAAATTAGTAAGTCCCGTTGAAGTAGCGCGAATGATGGAACTCGATTTTTCCGAACGAACTCATGACAAACAGTCTATGTCATTTGATGACAAACGTTTTTTGAACATTCTTGAAAGCGGAATCAGAGTAAATGATGGACATTATGAAATGCCCTTGATAATGCAATGCAATACATGGAATAGTTTCACCTCAATATATATAGCAGTCATTATTATATACTCGTTAGTTGTGCTAACAACTAGCACAACGATCAGAAAACTGACACCGCAGTTGAAACATAAATCGAATACAGTAGAACAAAAACTTTGA